One window from the genome of Candidatus Latescibacterota bacterium encodes:
- a CDS encoding efflux RND transporter periplasmic adaptor subunit, with product MKYLFKTNRRHIGLRQAGVAVVAILLSLVMIQGCGNGGHDSESGPEFKKIPVKRGIFQISVSANGEVKPIDRVEMKSKASGMIMELPIEEGDFVRKGDLIARLDQKDELAAVNQAQADVDIARAELKQATRSFNRREKLFKQNYISEEENDQIELSLAIARGKLIQAETILDRASERLAEATVRAPIDGVILQKYVEEGQIIVSGISNVSGGTAIADIADMSRVHIEAGIDEIDIGKIEVGQTAAIMAEAYPGLSFNGLIARISPEAKIEQNVTLFDIITEVENHDGRLKSGMNASVQIIIVRKEDALLVPSVAFQAVRGDGSAEKGMMVLLWDGDSWIEKEVETGLYDYRNVEIISGLSEGDILGVPMTSRLKEENLRLEQRIRRSRSFGADKSNDNKKNQ from the coding sequence TTGAAATATCTATTCAAGACCAACCGGCGCCATATCGGCCTGCGCCAGGCCGGAGTAGCAGTAGTTGCCATTCTCCTGTCCCTTGTGATGATCCAGGGATGTGGTAATGGAGGGCATGATTCTGAAAGTGGCCCTGAATTTAAAAAGATCCCCGTAAAAAGAGGAATATTTCAGATCAGCGTTTCCGCCAATGGAGAAGTAAAACCGATCGACAGGGTCGAGATGAAATCAAAGGCGAGCGGGATGATAATGGAACTCCCGATAGAAGAGGGTGATTTTGTACGAAAGGGTGACCTGATAGCCAGACTCGACCAGAAGGACGAACTGGCTGCAGTAAATCAGGCCCAGGCTGATGTGGACATCGCCCGCGCCGAACTGAAACAGGCGACAAGGTCGTTTAACAGAAGAGAGAAACTTTTTAAACAGAACTATATTTCCGAAGAGGAAAATGATCAGATCGAACTAAGCCTGGCGATCGCCAGGGGAAAACTGATACAGGCAGAGACTATTCTGGACCGTGCCAGCGAACGGCTTGCCGAAGCTACTGTCCGGGCACCGATAGATGGTGTGATTCTCCAGAAATATGTGGAGGAAGGCCAGATAATCGTTTCAGGGATCAGTAATGTAAGCGGTGGAACGGCGATTGCGGACATAGCAGACATGAGCAGAGTCCATATCGAAGCGGGGATCGATGAGATCGATATCGGTAAGATCGAAGTCGGTCAGACTGCCGCGATCATGGCCGAAGCCTACCCCGGGCTCAGTTTTAATGGCCTTATCGCCAGGATATCTCCCGAGGCAAAGATAGAACAGAACGTCACCCTGTTTGATATTATCACCGAAGTGGAGAATCATGACGGAAGGCTCAAATCCGGGATGAACGCTTCGGTGCAGATAATTATTGTAAGGAAGGAAGATGCTCTTCTCGTTCCCTCTGTGGCATTTCAGGCCGTCAGGGGAGATGGCTCGGCAGAGAAAGGGATGATGGTACTCCTCTGGGACGGAGACTCCTGGATAGAAAAAGAAGTGGAAACAGGCCTCTATGATTACAGGAATGTAGAGATAATCTCAGGCCTCAGCGAAGGCGATATTCTCGGTGTCCCGATGACGTCACGGCTGAAGGAAGAGAACCTGCGACTGGAACAGAGAATAAGAAGAAGCCGCAGCTTCGGGGCGGACAAGTCGAACGATAACAAAAAGAATCAGTGA